GAGCAGATCTTCTAAATCCAGCGAACTCTTGAAAAGCGTTAATAGGGTAACGCCTAGGGCAAAAAAACTCGCAAACGTTAATGCCATTGCCGTATCAACCTTAATCCGGCCTTGCCACTGTACCCAGGCAATAATAAAAGTACTCATCATTCCAAATAGGAAGGCACCCAGGAGCAGATTAATTCCCAAAAAATGAGCGATCGCCAAACCAGGCAAGATCGCATGGGCCACCACATCCCCCAACATCGCCATGCGTTGTACAATCAGAAAACTACCCACGATCGGGCACAGAACACCTACCAGAATCCCTGTAGTCAATGCCAGGCGCATAAAGTCATAGTTCAGGGGATCGAGAAACCAGTGCATGATCGCGTTTGCCTGCTTGTTTGGTATTTTTAAGTACGATCTTTTTATCGCACACTTTATCAAAGTCTGATCATTAAGACTAATCCAGGTTGATTTGTATTAATGAAAGATCATCTTCTAAGTTTTGAAGTAGATTGACAGATTGGATGCTGTTTAGAATTGAATTGAGATCACGTTTTTTACAAGTTTTAGAGAGCTTTAAGACCTCCACCAGCTTATCCAAGCCCCAAATGGTTTCATCTGCTTGCATGATCTCATAGGCTCCGTCACTCATAATATAGAGTGAGCTATTAGGTGCAACCAGTTGGTAGCTATTCTCGAACTTAGCCTCTGGGAACATCCCGATCGGCATTCCTGATGATTTAAGTCTTTGCACCTCTAACTCATGGTTAGCATGTTCAGAAATAAGGATCGCCGGTGGATGACCCGCGCTGGCATAGGTTAACTGTCGCCTGACACGATTGTACACACCATACCAGATCGTAAAGTAGCGATCGCCATGCTTATCCATCTGGAAATTTTCATTCAGAGCTTCTAGCACATTAGCCGGTTGATAAAAATTCACATCGGGCAGGGATTGGGAACGTAGCATATTAAGCACTGAAATTGATAATAAAGCTGCACCAATTCCATGCCCAGACGCATCTAATAGATAAACCACTAGGTAATCAGGATCTAACCAGTAATAATCAAAACAGTCTCCACCTAGCTGCATTGAAGGGATAAACTGGGCATTAATTTGGATCGGCTCAGTCATTGGAGGTGGCAGCAGCGATTGCACATAGGCTGCGGCTTCAGCCAGTTGACTTTCTAACAATTGTTTCTGTAATTGGAGATCGCGGGTCAGATCGCGAATGCGCAGCGCAGCCCGAATGCGAGCCATCATTTCCCCCATGTCAATTGGCTTCGTCAGGAAGTCATCAGCACCCGCATCTAACCCCTCAATACGATCGGCAATTTTATCCTTAGCGGTCAGTAAAATAAAAAAGATAGCAGCTAACTCTGGATCGGCCTTCAACCGTCGACAAACCTCTAGCCCATCCATGTGAGGCATCATCCAATCACAGATGACTAAATCTGGAGCAGGATTAGCTCCCTGAATGAGGGTTAACCCTTCGATTCCGTCTGCCGCTAGCGAGATTGTGTGTCCTAGCTTCTCAAGCGTTCTCCGTAGCAATAGCCGAATAACGGGATCATCATCAATAATTAGAATATGTGCCATAGTCAGAGGGCATTCTCATTGGGCAGGGCATTCTCATTGGGCAGAGTCATTTTGCCATAGGATCAGAGTATGATAAAATATTGCGAGTATTTAAATGTAATTAATTACGTGATACATCTATTGATGGTGTTAGCTTTTTCTAAGTTAATAGTTCCTCAATCAACTCTCGTGTAATTTACTGGATTAATTTATTATTAACGATAACTTCAATTACTGTCTCTGCTCCCCTGGTTTAGCGGCTTAACTACCCTGCTGAAGTTAAGTTATCTAACGTTGCCCTGTGTATCAAGCAATTTGATCATTGCAGCGATCGCTCAGGAGGATACTGCTGGGTATGGTCATCCAGGCATCTCCCGCACCCAGGGAGATGACACTCCTATTTTGCACGAATGATCGTCAAACCCCGGATAATCGATCCGGCTGTAGGCAAGCGAGGGACTGCGTACGTGCTCCCCTGTTTCTAGAGCTTAGCAGGTCCCTACCCTACCTAAGGGGAAAAGATGCATCAGTCAACCCGCCTTGTTCCCAGAACTGGCAAGTGGCGATCGATCTCTGGCATGGATTACTGTTGCGGGGGATTGAGCGATCGCGCCCGTTGGGCCAAGGTTTCCCCTTGCCACAGTACGATCGCAGGATTCAACATTTGCAGTTGGGTACCGGGATAGTAAAAGTTGAGAATCCGCGCGGCGGGCCAGCCGATCTCAGCCAG
This DNA window, taken from Trichothermofontia sichuanensis B231, encodes the following:
- a CDS encoding PP2C family protein-serine/threonine phosphatase, with the protein product MAHILIIDDDPVIRLLLRRTLEKLGHTISLAADGIEGLTLIQGANPAPDLVICDWMMPHMDGLEVCRRLKADPELAAIFFILLTAKDKIADRIEGLDAGADDFLTKPIDMGEMMARIRAALRIRDLTRDLQLQKQLLESQLAEAAAYVQSLLPPPMTEPIQINAQFIPSMQLGGDCFDYYWLDPDYLVVYLLDASGHGIGAALLSISVLNMLRSQSLPDVNFYQPANVLEALNENFQMDKHGDRYFTIWYGVYNRVRRQLTYASAGHPPAILISEHANHELEVQRLKSSGMPIGMFPEAKFENSYQLVAPNSSLYIMSDGAYEIMQADETIWGLDKLVEVLKLSKTCKKRDLNSILNSIQSVNLLQNLEDDLSLIQINLD